One window of Streptomyces sp. SUK 48 genomic DNA carries:
- a CDS encoding STAS domain-containing protein, whose product MQLSEQETVASAARALTGFLTHRREQIAQRWADLPLFRSVFTVSRDEAVEACKSVVDALAVVASTGRLEDIEAPGFDTVREQLGSMSGSRSRIGLSPARIADEVAALRPPVAELFRAEFPDPAAAEATVGLLDLTTLMGTLRLVVMQTALSAGEELIARQRQQLLEVATPVISLWEGIVAVPLIGTLDSARSQVVMESLLQSIVTQRAQYAILDITGVPTVDSLVAQHLMKTVAAARLMGADCIVSGIRPATAQTIVQLGIDLGSVLTRASLADALAYALRQQDIEVSARVSLR is encoded by the coding sequence ATGCAGTTGTCGGAGCAAGAGACGGTCGCATCCGCAGCGCGCGCGTTGACGGGCTTCCTGACGCACCGCCGGGAGCAGATCGCTCAGCGATGGGCCGACCTTCCGCTCTTCCGGTCGGTGTTCACCGTCTCGCGCGACGAAGCCGTGGAAGCGTGCAAGTCGGTCGTGGACGCCCTCGCCGTCGTGGCGTCGACCGGGCGGCTCGAGGACATCGAGGCCCCCGGCTTCGACACCGTCCGCGAGCAACTCGGCAGCATGTCCGGATCCCGCAGCCGCATCGGTCTGAGCCCGGCCCGGATCGCCGACGAGGTGGCTGCCCTGCGTCCGCCGGTGGCCGAGCTGTTCCGGGCGGAATTCCCGGACCCCGCCGCCGCGGAGGCCACCGTAGGACTGCTGGATCTGACGACGCTCATGGGCACCCTGCGACTGGTGGTGATGCAGACGGCACTCAGCGCGGGGGAGGAGCTGATCGCGCGGCAGCGGCAGCAACTGCTCGAAGTGGCCACCCCGGTGATCAGCCTGTGGGAGGGCATCGTCGCGGTGCCGCTGATCGGCACCCTGGACAGCGCGCGCAGTCAGGTCGTCATGGAATCGCTGCTGCAGAGCATCGTCACGCAGCGCGCGCAGTACGCCATCCTGGACATCACCGGCGTGCCCACGGTCGACTCGCTCGTGGCACAGCACCTGATGAAGACGGTCGCCGCCGCTCGCCTGATGGGCGCCGACTGCATCGTCTCCGGCATCCGTCCGGCCACCGCGCAGACCATCGTCCAGCTCGGCATCGACCTGGGTTCCGTCCTCACCCGTGCCTCGCTCGCCGACGCCCTGGCCTACGCCCTCCGCCAACAGGACATCGAAGTGTCCGCGAGGGTGAGCCTACGGTGA
- a CDS encoding helix-turn-helix transcriptional regulator, whose amino-acid sequence MSSRGRISISYEARASIVIPLAAGTGLPSHSHPQHQLAWAPTGLLTLEVGGFRWVVQRSRALWIPGQVEHAVLPGSSSSMLSVYFEPGDCPHGWDSPTVLDASGLVGPLLSHLADLGDAPDATNRRARATAVLWDLMRPVPVTTLAVVLPTDPLALRIALALRQDPADSRDLEDWGREVGASPRTLSRRFRAETGVSFASWRTLQRLDAALPLLGTGQPVARVARAVGYRTASAFIAAFRREIGTTPAAYFAASSAESGVTPR is encoded by the coding sequence GTGAGCAGTCGGGGGCGTATCAGCATCAGTTACGAGGCGCGAGCGAGCATCGTGATCCCGCTCGCGGCCGGGACCGGTCTGCCGTCGCACAGCCATCCGCAGCACCAGTTGGCCTGGGCACCGACCGGCCTGCTGACGCTGGAGGTGGGCGGGTTCCGCTGGGTCGTGCAGCGATCGCGTGCGCTGTGGATTCCAGGCCAAGTGGAGCACGCGGTCCTTCCGGGTTCGTCGAGCTCGATGCTCTCGGTGTACTTCGAACCGGGTGACTGCCCGCACGGCTGGGATTCCCCGACCGTGCTCGACGCCTCCGGGCTGGTGGGACCGCTGCTGTCCCACCTCGCGGATCTCGGCGACGCTCCGGATGCCACGAACCGCCGCGCCCGGGCCACCGCTGTGCTGTGGGACCTGATGAGGCCGGTGCCGGTCACCACCCTCGCGGTCGTCCTCCCCACCGACCCGCTGGCGCTGCGGATCGCGCTGGCACTGCGTCAGGACCCAGCCGACTCGCGAGACCTGGAGGACTGGGGCCGCGAGGTCGGTGCCTCGCCACGCACCCTCTCGCGCCGGTTCCGCGCCGAGACCGGGGTGAGCTTCGCGAGTTGGCGGACCTTGCAGCGGCTCGACGCGGCGCTGCCCCTGCTGGGCACCGGGCAACCGGTCGCACGGGTCGCCCGCGCGGTCGGGTACAGGACCGCGAGTGCCTTCATCGCGGCGTTCCGCCGGGAGATCGGCACCACTCCCGCCGCGTACTTCGCCGCGAGCAGTGCCGAGTCCGGCGTCACGCCCCGGTGA
- a CDS encoding MarR family transcriptional regulator, with amino-acid sequence MTRLDDAGGDRVEGPDVRANAVALEIAEAVESLTNLWSLAAQEAALRLSLHQLRALRALDAAPGLNLTALAERLDIGLPTASRLCDRLEAAGLLDRALHPEKRREVRLHLTVPGRRVLDDVAERRTQALTIALTAMEPTERAALSRGMKALLVALSSAPLSPGGSPDAG; translated from the coding sequence GTGACCAGGCTCGACGACGCTGGCGGCGATCGTGTGGAGGGACCGGACGTTCGCGCGAACGCCGTTGCGCTGGAAATCGCCGAGGCCGTGGAGAGTCTCACGAACCTGTGGTCGCTGGCCGCGCAGGAGGCGGCCCTGCGCCTGTCCCTGCACCAGTTGCGGGCTCTGCGGGCGCTCGACGCGGCACCAGGGCTGAATCTCACCGCGCTGGCCGAGCGGCTGGACATCGGGCTCCCCACGGCGAGCCGGCTGTGCGACCGGCTGGAGGCGGCGGGCCTGCTGGATCGCGCGCTGCACCCGGAGAAGCGGCGCGAGGTCCGCCTGCACCTCACCGTGCCGGGACGCCGGGTGCTGGACGACGTGGCGGAGCGGCGGACCCAGGCGCTGACGATCGCCCTGACGGCCATGGAGCCGACGGAACGGGCGGCGCTGAGCCGCGGCATGAAAGCGCTTCTGGTCGCTCTCAGCAGCGCGCCGTTGTCTCCGGGAGGGTCACCGGACGCGGGATGA
- a CDS encoding PP2C family protein-serine/threonine phosphatase: protein MNRFVTAERALRTAAPHGLLDAVRRVLADQYAAESVELFMADYGLTVLQPVSVLPHVKNPVSVHNSVVGRAFSAQEAVVEGGAGRSVRVHLPVSVRGDRLGVLSVTLPDDGQVRDLLGELTDIAEVLGHEVVVAERDTDVYLRARRKDRLTLAAEMQWQLLPGRSCSRPEYDLGAQLEPAYAIFGDNFDWSTTADHLMLYVTNGMGEGIEASLLTNMAINALRNARRAGIAIDDQAALADQAVYAHYQGRCYLSVLMFDFDLATGRASVVDAGSPQLLRLRAGAVERVVFDAQLPLGMFEETDYVTQDFRVEPGDRLVFVSDGVHAVAGPKGEADGDLALSRAIQATRLLPAAEVPRAILRELTGHRGQSVPDDDALVVCLDWRGR, encoded by the coding sequence GTGAACAGATTTGTGACCGCCGAGCGCGCGCTGCGCACGGCGGCACCCCATGGGTTGCTCGACGCCGTTCGTCGGGTGCTGGCCGATCAGTACGCCGCGGAGTCGGTGGAGCTGTTCATGGCCGACTACGGCCTGACGGTGCTTCAGCCGGTGTCGGTACTGCCGCACGTCAAGAACCCCGTCTCCGTGCACAACAGCGTCGTGGGCCGGGCCTTCAGCGCTCAGGAAGCGGTCGTCGAGGGCGGCGCCGGCCGTAGCGTGCGGGTACACCTGCCGGTCAGCGTGCGCGGGGACCGGCTGGGCGTGCTGTCCGTGACGCTCCCGGACGACGGCCAGGTCCGCGACCTGCTGGGCGAACTGACGGACATCGCCGAGGTGCTGGGCCACGAGGTGGTCGTCGCCGAGCGGGACACCGACGTCTATCTGCGGGCGCGACGCAAGGACCGGCTCACCCTCGCCGCCGAGATGCAGTGGCAGCTGTTGCCCGGGCGCTCCTGCTCCCGCCCCGAGTACGACCTGGGCGCGCAACTGGAGCCGGCGTACGCGATCTTCGGGGACAACTTCGACTGGTCCACCACGGCCGACCACCTCATGCTGTACGTCACCAACGGCATGGGGGAGGGCATAGAGGCGTCCTTGCTGACGAACATGGCGATCAACGCGCTGCGGAACGCCCGCCGTGCCGGCATCGCCATCGACGACCAGGCGGCCCTGGCCGACCAGGCGGTGTACGCCCACTACCAGGGCCGCTGCTACCTGTCGGTGCTGATGTTCGACTTCGACCTCGCGACGGGCCGCGCCAGCGTGGTGGACGCCGGTTCCCCGCAGTTGCTGCGGCTGCGCGCCGGCGCCGTGGAGCGGGTCGTCTTCGATGCGCAACTTCCGCTGGGCATGTTCGAGGAGACCGACTACGTGACCCAGGATTTCCGGGTCGAGCCCGGCGACCGGCTCGTCTTCGTCAGCGACGGGGTGCACGCGGTCGCCGGTCCCAAGGGCGAGGCCGACGGTGACCTCGCGCTGTCCCGGGCGATCCAGGCCACCCGCCTGCTCCCCGCGGCCGAGGTGCCGCGCGCCATCCTCCGGGAGCTGACCGGACACCGCGGTCAGTCGGTGCCGGACGACGACGCCCTCGTCGTCTGCCTCGACTGGCGCGGACGCTGA
- a CDS encoding SpoIIE family protein phosphatase — MTRVWDIPVHDSTRVRDVRVAAEAACLLAGIDPHHTALAALAATELATNLLKHAGGGRMVIGLVDHPPEEARPAAVQLTALDHGPGIGDVSAAMRDGHSTSDASLGAGLGTCLRVSSAFDLYSTHRGTVAVSRIDQDGKEKARPALRTGGINVPLAHDEHSGDAWCWTRSGALVTVMLADGLGHGAKAAHASDTAVGELYRAAHLPVAEILRRMHLALRSTRGAAVAVAQLDTDGGELTFAGVGNIGARLYTEGSWEHLVSHPGIVGAQFPATVPVRSRTWGPDSLLVLHSDGLPSRWVPPEDIDLLAHDPAVVAATILRDASSPASPVRDDTCVAVLAADRSDRRP, encoded by the coding sequence ATGACGCGCGTCTGGGACATCCCGGTGCACGACTCCACCCGGGTACGGGATGTCCGGGTGGCGGCCGAGGCGGCCTGCCTCCTCGCGGGCATCGACCCGCACCACACCGCGCTGGCCGCGCTGGCCGCCACCGAACTGGCCACCAACCTGCTCAAGCACGCCGGCGGCGGCCGCATGGTGATCGGTCTCGTCGACCATCCGCCCGAGGAGGCGCGCCCCGCGGCGGTCCAGCTCACGGCGCTCGACCACGGCCCCGGCATCGGCGACGTCAGCGCCGCGATGCGTGACGGCCACAGCACCAGCGACGCGTCACTGGGTGCCGGGCTGGGGACCTGCCTGCGCGTTTCCAGTGCCTTCGACCTCTACAGCACGCACCGGGGCACCGTCGCCGTCTCCCGCATCGACCAGGACGGCAAGGAGAAGGCCCGGCCAGCCCTCCGGACGGGCGGGATCAACGTTCCGCTCGCCCATGACGAGCACTCGGGAGACGCCTGGTGCTGGACCCGCTCCGGTGCCCTGGTGACCGTCATGCTCGCCGACGGCCTCGGCCACGGAGCCAAGGCCGCACACGCCTCCGACACCGCGGTCGGCGAGCTGTACCGCGCCGCACACCTGCCCGTCGCCGAGATCCTGCGCCGGATGCACCTCGCCCTGCGGAGCACCCGCGGGGCGGCCGTCGCCGTCGCCCAGCTCGACACGGACGGCGGGGAACTGACCTTCGCCGGAGTCGGCAACATCGGCGCCCGGCTGTACACGGAGGGCTCATGGGAGCACCTCGTCTCCCACCCCGGCATCGTCGGCGCCCAATTCCCCGCGACGGTGCCTGTACGGTCCCGGACCTGGGGGCCGGACAGTCTGCTCGTCCTGCACAGCGACGGACTGCCCAGCCGCTGGGTGCCCCCCGAGGACATCGACCTCCTCGCCCACGACCCGGCGGTGGTGGCCGCGACCATCCTGCGGGACGCCAGCAGCCCGGCCAGCCCCGTACGCGACGACACCTGCGTGGCCGTCCTGGCCGCAGACCGGTCGGACCGGCGCCCATGA
- a CDS encoding MFS transporter, whose product MSLTETTTRGTPPAGAPSGRPRTVLFLVCVAIFMLMLDATVVTAALAGIRAHFNASIDALQWVVDAYSIPLAGFMLTFATLGDRFGRKRMFLTGMAVFTVASLALTLVGTIVELDVLRAVQGVGAAMLFATALPLLSVAFPEPAPRAKAIGVYGAVMAGATVLGPVIGGVLVTEFGWRAIFTVNLPIGAAVLVLAALWMPEPPRTRGRRADGLGSLLLTGGLVAGVFAVTRSSALGWTSSSVIALLVTAAALLSGFLAWQVRGAKHPLLDIAMARKPGFAGTAIVSVGHMATLMAATTYLSLFLIGTLGYTPLQMGLRVIPISIGAMIAAPLTAMLAKRLPISVSLTATMALVAAGMFLLGGFTGHDSWTYFLPGEIVGGVGLGAITAANQAASLTFASQENAGMASATFGTLRQVGMAVGIAGLGSVFSHVAREKAASGLATLPEAGSLPQDLKQEFVHQLGAASGRQAVAMVPPQFRDSVPALTRVADHASIDALNSVATLATVVAVVTVLLAVIAFAVDRGRAVRRMPGRRAAGRRLTGA is encoded by the coding sequence ATGTCCCTGACCGAGACGACCACGCGTGGGACGCCACCCGCCGGCGCGCCATCCGGCCGGCCCCGGACCGTGCTGTTCCTCGTCTGCGTCGCGATCTTCATGCTGATGCTCGACGCGACCGTCGTCACCGCCGCGCTCGCCGGTATTCGCGCACACTTCAACGCCTCCATCGACGCGTTGCAGTGGGTCGTCGACGCCTACTCGATCCCGCTCGCCGGCTTCATGCTCACCTTCGCCACGCTCGGGGACCGGTTCGGGCGCAAGCGGATGTTCCTGACCGGGATGGCGGTCTTCACCGTCGCGTCCCTGGCGCTGACCCTGGTCGGCACCATCGTGGAACTCGACGTCCTGCGGGCGGTCCAAGGTGTCGGCGCCGCCATGCTCTTCGCCACCGCGTTGCCGCTGCTGTCGGTCGCGTTCCCCGAGCCGGCCCCGCGGGCGAAGGCGATCGGCGTCTACGGCGCGGTGATGGCGGGGGCAACCGTGCTCGGCCCGGTCATCGGCGGCGTGCTCGTCACCGAGTTCGGCTGGCGCGCGATCTTCACCGTCAATCTGCCGATCGGCGCCGCGGTCCTGGTCCTGGCCGCGTTGTGGATGCCCGAGCCACCGCGAACTCGCGGCCGTCGAGCGGACGGCCTCGGCTCGCTGCTGCTCACCGGCGGCCTGGTGGCCGGGGTGTTCGCGGTGACCCGCAGCAGCGCGCTCGGCTGGACGTCGTCGTCCGTGATCGCACTGCTGGTCACCGCGGCCGCGCTGCTGTCCGGCTTTCTGGCCTGGCAGGTACGAGGCGCGAAGCACCCCTTGCTCGACATCGCCATGGCGCGCAAGCCCGGCTTCGCCGGTACCGCGATCGTGTCGGTCGGGCACATGGCCACGCTGATGGCGGCGACCACCTACCTGTCCCTGTTCCTGATCGGCACGCTCGGCTACACCCCCCTCCAGATGGGTCTACGCGTGATTCCGATCAGCATCGGCGCGATGATCGCCGCGCCGCTGACCGCGATGCTCGCCAAGAGGCTGCCGATCTCGGTCTCGCTCACGGCCACCATGGCACTGGTCGCCGCGGGCATGTTCCTGCTCGGCGGGTTCACCGGCCATGACAGCTGGACCTACTTTCTCCCCGGTGAGATCGTCGGCGGCGTCGGCCTCGGCGCGATCACCGCGGCCAACCAGGCCGCGTCACTGACCTTCGCCTCTCAGGAGAACGCCGGCATGGCCAGCGCGACCTTCGGCACGCTCCGGCAGGTCGGCATGGCCGTCGGCATCGCCGGGCTCGGCTCGGTGTTCAGCCACGTCGCCCGGGAGAAGGCCGCCTCCGGGCTCGCGACGCTCCCCGAGGCCGGTTCACTGCCCCAGGACCTGAAGCAAGAGTTCGTTCATCAACTCGGGGCGGCCTCCGGCCGTCAGGCGGTCGCGATGGTGCCGCCGCAGTTCCGCGACAGCGTGCCCGCCCTCACCCGCGTCGCCGACCACGCGTCGATCGACGCGCTGAACTCCGTGGCGACCCTGGCCACGGTCGTCGCGGTGGTCACCGTACTTCTCGCGGTCATCGCCTTCGCCGTCGACCGGGGCCGAGCGGTACGACGGATGCCCGGGCGGCGAGCGGCCGGGCGGCGGCTCACCGGGGCGTGA
- a CDS encoding STAS domain-containing protein → MSASVPDRATAVPVLALGQTLLVSLQGELYDTLAEQLQHDITRRVADSDVTGVIIDISGVEIVDSYLGRVLAEIAAGARLMAARTVLAGMRPAVAITLVELGLTLPGLITALDVERALELLARPPAPNGSRLPDRAT, encoded by the coding sequence GTGAGCGCGAGCGTCCCGGACCGCGCGACGGCGGTACCGGTCCTGGCCCTCGGACAGACGCTGCTGGTCAGCCTCCAGGGGGAGTTGTACGACACCCTGGCCGAGCAGCTCCAGCACGACATCACCCGTCGCGTCGCCGACAGCGATGTCACCGGTGTGATCATCGACATCTCCGGAGTGGAGATCGTCGACTCCTACCTGGGACGCGTACTGGCCGAGATCGCCGCGGGCGCGCGTCTGATGGCGGCCCGGACCGTGCTGGCCGGCATGCGGCCCGCCGTGGCGATCACGCTGGTCGAGCTGGGCCTGACCCTGCCCGGCCTGATCACCGCCCTCGACGTGGAACGCGCGCTGGAACTCCTCGCGCGACCGCCGGCGCCGAACGGCTCCCGTCTCCCCGACAGGGCGACATGA
- a CDS encoding PAS and ANTAR domain-containing protein, which produces MKDGTWWWSDEMYRLYGDPPDSVEPTSALLREHQHADNRERVGKALAAVREDGKPFGCYHRITDASGKEHAVVMVADARTDDTGGVVTVRGFVVDITDPLSRHARSLADGDVSKARLSQEDIDLARGILMAQYGVDADVALRIMRWQSQHTNRRMRDVAGALVAAAPTPSGEPQHHLAHRIGAVLYPSESD; this is translated from the coding sequence GTGAAGGACGGCACCTGGTGGTGGTCGGACGAGATGTACCGCCTGTACGGCGACCCGCCCGACTCGGTCGAGCCGACGAGCGCGCTGCTGCGTGAGCACCAGCACGCCGACAACCGCGAACGGGTGGGAAAGGCGCTCGCGGCGGTCCGTGAGGACGGGAAGCCGTTCGGCTGCTACCACCGCATCACGGACGCCTCCGGCAAGGAGCACGCGGTCGTCATGGTGGCCGACGCCAGGACCGACGACACCGGCGGTGTGGTAACCGTGCGCGGCTTCGTCGTCGACATCACGGACCCCCTCAGCCGGCACGCCCGCTCCCTCGCCGACGGTGACGTGAGCAAGGCCCGGCTCAGCCAGGAGGACATCGACCTGGCGCGCGGGATCCTCATGGCCCAGTACGGAGTCGACGCCGACGTGGCGCTCCGCATCATGCGCTGGCAGTCCCAGCACACGAACCGGAGGATGCGGGACGTCGCCGGCGCGCTCGTAGCCGCGGCCCCGACGCCGTCCGGCGAGCCGCAGCACCACCTGGCGCACCGGATCGGCGCCGTCCTGTACCCCTCCGAGAGCGACTGA
- a CDS encoding YihY/virulence factor BrkB family protein → MSDRITVPEEADGRPGESGGRTYQWWAALRRTPVSIWNDDVTDWAAALTYYAVLALFPVLLVLLSVLGLTMPTAKPEVIDRLTGMVPAESRGLLRDVLLQLAGQSTAAWLLLFFGATGALWSGSSYLSVFRRALHAMHHVSAHRPVWRTAPRIIITVLVLLASLLITTFALLVSGSLARSMGRALDMGTVPQAAWDALRWPALAMVAVALVLVLYRSGPAPSRPLRRMAPGGGLAIVLVLSASFGFTVYASHANTYHRLYGSLAGAVIFLIWLWLANLALLAGAQFNVELAKRDHEDQPPHAGHPHESSGCAADTTNGSVR, encoded by the coding sequence ATGTCGGACAGGATCACCGTCCCGGAAGAAGCGGACGGCCGCCCGGGCGAGAGCGGCGGCAGAACGTACCAGTGGTGGGCCGCTCTGCGCCGGACGCCCGTCTCCATCTGGAACGACGACGTGACGGACTGGGCCGCCGCCCTGACCTACTACGCGGTCCTCGCACTGTTCCCCGTCCTTCTCGTGCTTCTGTCGGTGCTGGGGCTCACCATGCCCACGGCGAAACCCGAGGTGATCGACCGGCTCACGGGGATGGTCCCCGCCGAGTCCCGTGGCCTGCTGCGGGACGTCCTGCTGCAGTTGGCCGGCCAGTCGACCGCGGCCTGGCTGCTGCTCTTCTTCGGCGCGACGGGGGCGCTGTGGTCGGGCTCCAGCTACCTGAGCGTCTTCCGCCGGGCCCTGCACGCCATGCACCACGTCAGTGCGCACCGGCCGGTGTGGCGGACCGCTCCTCGCATCATCATCACGGTGCTCGTCCTGCTCGCGTCCCTCCTGATCACGACGTTCGCTCTGCTGGTGAGCGGCAGCCTGGCGCGCAGCATGGGCCGGGCACTGGACATGGGGACCGTTCCGCAGGCCGCGTGGGACGCGCTGCGCTGGCCCGCGCTGGCGATGGTGGCCGTCGCCCTGGTCCTGGTGCTCTACCGCTCGGGTCCGGCACCGTCGCGTCCGTTGCGCAGAATGGCTCCGGGTGGCGGCCTGGCGATCGTACTGGTGCTGTCGGCCTCCTTCGGTTTCACCGTCTACGCCTCGCACGCGAACACGTACCACCGCCTCTACGGCTCCCTGGCCGGAGCGGTGATATTCCTGATCTGGCTGTGGCTGGCCAACCTCGCCCTCCTGGCGGGCGCTCAGTTCAACGTCGAACTGGCGAAGCGGGACCACGAGGATCAGCCACCCCACGCGGGTCATCCGCACGAGTCTTCCGGGTGCGCGGCGGACACGACGAACGGGTCCGTCAGGTGA
- a CDS encoding MOSC N-terminal beta barrel domain-containing protein, producing the protein MPHVASLSYFPVKGAAATHPDQAVLTAAGLAHDRSFMVTSPEGVFRTQRRDPRLALVRPTIDPSGELMTLRADGLPPLDLAVDTTGPRRPVELFGQPFHGIDQGDDAARWLSECLRAPSRLFRVPPEHARLTDGRVPGTSGYADSCALHLLSRATLDLLGKKLADHGGPAVPADRFRANLVIGGWDEPHTEDRAHRITIAGAELGYAKPAIRCAVVLVDQCGGRRDGPEPLRTLAGYRRAAAGGVAFGVKYAVLHPGRIRVGDQVTVTAWGQSEV; encoded by the coding sequence ATGCCACACGTGGCCTCGCTCTCGTACTTCCCCGTCAAGGGAGCCGCCGCTACCCACCCCGACCAGGCCGTGCTGACCGCGGCCGGGCTCGCACACGACCGCAGCTTCATGGTCACCAGCCCCGAGGGCGTCTTCCGCACCCAGCGCCGTGACCCCCGTCTGGCCCTTGTGCGACCCACCATCGACCCCAGTGGCGAGCTGATGACCCTGCGAGCCGACGGCCTGCCACCACTCGACCTGGCCGTGGACACCACAGGCCCCCGCCGCCCGGTGGAACTGTTCGGGCAGCCCTTCCACGGCATCGACCAGGGAGACGACGCCGCCCGGTGGCTGTCCGAGTGCCTGCGTGCCCCGAGCCGCCTGTTCCGGGTGCCACCCGAGCACGCCCGGCTCACGGACGGCCGCGTGCCCGGCACCTCCGGCTACGCCGACAGCTGCGCGCTGCATCTCCTGTCCCGCGCCACCCTGGACCTGCTCGGCAAGAAGCTCGCCGACCACGGCGGCCCCGCCGTGCCGGCGGACCGCTTCCGGGCCAACCTGGTCATCGGCGGCTGGGACGAACCCCACACCGAGGACCGCGCCCACCGCATCACGATCGCCGGCGCCGAACTCGGCTACGCCAAACCGGCGATCCGCTGCGCCGTCGTCCTGGTCGACCAGTGCGGCGGCCGACGCGACGGCCCCGAGCCGCTGCGCACACTGGCCGGCTACCGACGGGCCGCGGCGGGCGGAGTCGCGTTCGGAGTGAAGTACGCGGTGCTGCACCCGGGCCGGATCCGCGTCGGCGACCAGGTGACCGTCACCGCCTGGGGGCAGAGCGAGGTCTGA
- a CDS encoding PP2C family protein-serine/threonine phosphatase, which yields MDAVNAAEPFSSAESRLRAVPPHALVATAATLLAEDFGAEEVTLLLADYGLTALQPITHLPYTSEPVSAHDGPAGTAFTGQAPVVELIAGTTAERVHLPITVRGDRLGVLSVGLPAASADPAAILRLGEFATALGHEITVAGRDTDLYLQARRTRRLTLAAEMQWQLLPGRGCARREYIIGAHLEPAYAVGGDNFDWSTSADHLDLTVTDGMGQGIDASLLTNLAVSALRNARRAGLDLADQAALADQAVYAQYGGKVYAATLLLRFDLDTGLVHAVDAGSPQLYRLRDSGIELIELEAQLPLGMFEETPYDEQTFEVEPGDRLVAISTGVHGTRSATGDVFGERVLRQILGATRQTPAHETARAIVAGLIEHFGSKDLVSDAAVICLDWQGRVIDTARPTSAGL from the coding sequence GTGGACGCTGTGAATGCCGCTGAACCGTTTTCGTCCGCGGAGAGCCGACTGCGGGCCGTGCCGCCCCACGCGCTCGTCGCCACCGCCGCGACCCTCCTGGCCGAGGATTTCGGCGCCGAGGAGGTCACCCTGCTCCTCGCCGACTACGGCCTGACCGCCCTGCAGCCGATCACGCACCTGCCGTACACCAGCGAGCCGGTCTCCGCGCACGACGGACCGGCCGGCACCGCGTTCACCGGCCAGGCGCCGGTGGTCGAGCTCATCGCCGGCACCACCGCGGAACGGGTGCACCTGCCCATCACCGTCCGGGGCGACCGGCTCGGCGTCCTGTCCGTCGGCCTACCCGCCGCCTCCGCCGACCCGGCGGCGATCCTCCGGCTCGGCGAGTTCGCCACGGCTCTCGGGCACGAGATCACCGTCGCGGGCCGGGACACCGACCTGTATCTGCAAGCCCGCCGTACCCGCCGCCTCACCCTCGCCGCCGAGATGCAGTGGCAGCTCCTGCCGGGACGAGGCTGCGCCCGCCGGGAGTACATCATCGGCGCACACCTGGAACCCGCCTACGCCGTCGGCGGTGACAACTTCGACTGGTCCACCAGCGCCGACCACCTCGACCTCACGGTGACCGACGGCATGGGCCAGGGCATCGACGCCTCCTTGCTCACGAACCTCGCCGTGAGCGCCCTGCGCAACGCCCGCCGCGCCGGTCTCGACCTCGCCGACCAGGCCGCGCTCGCGGACCAGGCCGTGTACGCCCAGTACGGCGGCAAGGTGTACGCCGCCACGCTGCTGCTCCGCTTCGACCTGGACACCGGACTCGTGCACGCCGTCGACGCCGGTTCCCCTCAGCTCTACCGCCTGCGCGACTCCGGCATCGAACTGATCGAGCTGGAAGCGCAGCTACCGCTGGGCATGTTCGAGGAAACCCCGTACGACGAGCAGACCTTCGAGGTGGAACCGGGTGACCGCCTGGTCGCCATCAGTACCGGTGTGCACGGCACCCGCTCGGCGACCGGAGACGTCTTCGGGGAGCGCGTCCTGCGGCAGATCCTGGGCGCGACCCGGCAGACCCCTGCCCACGAGACGGCACGCGCGATCGTCGCCGGACTGATCGAACACTTCGGCAGCAAGGACCTCGTCTCGGACGCCGCGGTGATCTGTCTCGACTGGCAGGGCAGGGTCATCGACACGGCTCGTCCGACGTCCGCGGGCCTCTGA
- a CDS encoding MarR family transcriptional regulator, producing MTVAAFRPRPEPVEVARVTATAGELLEVLWGRASTAPASASQLRVLLTLEHQDGINLRTLSDALASTPPSTSRLCDRLIAAGLVERVISAVNRREVCLHLSSKGRAFLVDLRARREKELEAVLALMPAGKRTALLEGLEAFCRAAASQMHDTAEQSDDRTA from the coding sequence GTGACAGTGGCTGCTTTCCGCCCCCGCCCGGAGCCCGTCGAGGTCGCCCGTGTGACCGCGACGGCTGGAGAGTTGCTGGAAGTCCTGTGGGGCCGGGCCTCCACCGCTCCGGCGTCGGCATCCCAGTTGCGGGTGCTGCTGACCCTGGAGCACCAGGACGGTATCAACCTGCGCACACTCAGCGACGCTCTCGCCTCCACGCCCCCGTCCACCAGTCGGCTGTGCGACCGGCTGATCGCCGCCGGCCTCGTCGAACGCGTGATAAGCGCGGTCAACCGGCGCGAGGTGTGCCTGCACCTCAGCAGCAAGGGCCGGGCCTTCCTGGTGGACCTGCGCGCACGCAGGGAGAAGGAACTGGAGGCGGTTCTGGCCCTCATGCCCGCGGGCAAGCGAACGGCGCTGCTGGAGGGCCTGGAGGCGTTCTGCCGCGCGGCGGCGTCGCAGATGCACGACACCGCCGAGCAGTCGGACGACCGGACCGCCTGA